The nucleotide window GGGTCAACTTCGCTTATCCGGACAACGACCGGGTCCAGGTCATCGACATCCAGACCCATGCCATCGTGGCCGATCTGCGGCCGGGACCGGCGGTGCTGCACATGGAATTCACCGCTCGCGGCGACCAGGTGTGGCTGTCGATTCGGGACGGCAACGAGGTACAGGTCTGGGACCCTTACCGACTCGAACGCCTCGCGACCCTGCCCGCTCTCAGTCCCAGCGGCATTTTCTTCAGCAGTCGCGCGCATAAACCGGGGTATTGAGCATGATCGGGAATTCACTGGCCCGTCGCCTGATCGACCGTTTCCAGCATGGCATGCCGTTGTGCGCCGAACCCTATCGGGCGATGGCCGACGCCCTCGGTTGCAGCGAAGCCCAAGTCCTTGACTGCCTGCAACACCTGCAAGTGGCCGGCACCCTGTACCGGGTCGGCCCGGTGTTCGAGCATTCCCGGGCCGGTGCCAGCACCCTGGCGGCCCTGGCCGTGCCCGAGGACCGCTTGCAACAGGTGGCCGCCCGCGTCAGCCAATATCCCGAGGTCAATCACAACTATGCCCGGGAGCATCGCTACAACCTGTGGTTCGTCCTCACCGGCCCCGACCGCGCGCATCTGGAAAACGTTCTCCGGGAACTGGAGAGCGACACCGGCCTGACACCGCTGGACCTGCCCATGCTCACCGCCTACCGCATCAACCTGGGCTTTGTCCTGGAGGCCACCCCATGAACAAACCGTTGAGCGAACAGCAATCGCTGGCGCTGCGCCGTCTCCTGGAGAGCGGCCTGCCCCTGACGCCACGCCCCTTCCAGGTCCTGGCTGAACAGATCGACGCCGACGAACGACAGGTGCTCGAGCAGATACGGCAATGGCAGGGACAAGGCCTGTTTCGCCGGGTCGGCCTGGTGGTCAACCACCGGGCCTTGGGTTTTGCCGCCAACGCCATGCTGGTGCTGGATGTGCCGGACGCGTTGGTGGATGAAGTCGGTCGCCGCCTCGGCAAAGCCCCGGGCATCAACCTGTGCTACCAGCGACCACGGCGCCTGCCCCAGTGGCAGTACAACCTGTTCTGCATGATCCACGGTCGTCAGCGTGACCGGGTCGAGGCCCAGGTCCAGGCATTGCTGGCCGAGCACTTGCTGGACGATCTGCCCCACCAGCTGCTGTTCAGCACCCAGCTGTTCAAGCAATGCGGTGGACGCTTCACCGCTCCGGCAGGAGCCCGTATTGATGGATGACCTCGACCGACGCCTGATCAACCGCCTGCAACTGGGCCTGCCGTTGGTGCGCCAGCCTTGGCAGGCATTGGCCCTTGAGCTGGACAGCAGCAGCGCCGAACTGCTCGACCGGCTGCACGAATTGCTCAACGACGGCGTGCTCACCCGCTTCGGCCCGATGTTCGATGTCGACCGCCTGGGCGGTGCGTTCACCCTGGCGGCGCTGGCAGTGCCCGACGCCCGTTTCGAAGCCGTTGCCGAGCAGCTCGCGGCGATGCCCGAGGTGGCCCACAACTATCGCCGCGAACACCACCTGAACATGTGGTTCGTGCTGGCCTGCGCCAGTGCACAGGCGATTCGCGCCAGCCTGTTGCGCATCGAGCGCCTGACCGGCCTGGTGCCGCTGAAC belongs to Pseudomonas sp. B21-028 and includes:
- a CDS encoding Lrp/AsnC family transcriptional regulator, producing the protein MIGNSLARRLIDRFQHGMPLCAEPYRAMADALGCSEAQVLDCLQHLQVAGTLYRVGPVFEHSRAGASTLAALAVPEDRLQQVAARVSQYPEVNHNYAREHRYNLWFVLTGPDRAHLENVLRELESDTGLTPLDLPMLTAYRINLGFVLEATP
- a CDS encoding AsnC family protein, encoding MNKPLSEQQSLALRRLLESGLPLTPRPFQVLAEQIDADERQVLEQIRQWQGQGLFRRVGLVVNHRALGFAANAMLVLDVPDALVDEVGRRLGKAPGINLCYQRPRRLPQWQYNLFCMIHGRQRDRVEAQVQALLAEHLLDDLPHQLLFSTQLFKQCGGRFTAPAGARIDG
- a CDS encoding Lrp/AsnC family transcriptional regulator, translated to MDDLDRRLINRLQLGLPLVRQPWQALALELDSSSAELLDRLHELLNDGVLTRFGPMFDVDRLGGAFTLAALAVPDARFEAVAEQLAAMPEVAHNYRREHHLNMWFVLACASAQAIRASLLRIERLTGLVPLNLPKEETYHVGLYFPV